One window of the Thunnus albacares chromosome 3, fThuAlb1.1, whole genome shotgun sequence genome contains the following:
- the LOC122979649 gene encoding LIM and calponin homology domains-containing protein 1-like isoform X1 has protein sequence MASQAAGRDVPKAPRDEPESSEPQPNHPEPACQEAQKWIEAVTGKSFGDKDFRSALENGILLCELLSAIKPGLVKKINRLPTPIAGLDNLSVFLRGCEELGLRGSQLFDPGDLQDTSIRANLKDSDCNRKLKNVLNTVFWLGKAASGCASYSGPTLNLKEFEGLLAQMKVESEEGGDGAQKRGVRDSGYDCWDSERSDSLSPPRHTRDNSLDSLDSFGSRSQHSPSPDVVNRGNSDGRGSDSEADAPSRKPDVRKDDMLARRTASSESRSSIPFNQFLPNRTNVSSYIPTQRRKPHTEEGEQRSQPQATPEQVEGKRLHFKTAKTVTWAPENNGEKLNQEEEKVAQDILEQRRLQKLEKAGIKLLPAAARYSSPPTTEEQKVRSPSPNIILRRDNDFLNSQKSAWDSSSDGEDQAEVQKVPDVRRDDLASRRAPRGPVAPKVHQFIPPPVCSNKDRERWEGIRRASQQTLQEKEISENQAVPDIITRRDNPFLKSTPRHEEEEEDKEEEGEEGRVKAIPNKQKDDLARRRAQSRPIPHRDGPMSFAPAAMSQADMEKWERLKMTEPSEASPAPVCQACLEKNYGSPFSGSAKAGRGQSKVVTFGGVTEIGQPIDTVTSSEGEETELLRRLLSKATVAMPTIGLGSQLSERERSQVEGDNLSQTAPKSADLPLWTPDTTPTPAELDARLAQYEMRAEEEDEEEEERIPDLQKDDMMARRTRVFHKQSTSTATCNRFLPVPASKRCTQGVVTTDAAPRNKKEVQTDRSKKLNVRSFSHRVEQHQPRDPMETPQPHPVTEVIRSTSHSEHEYDDDDDENEPVPDVQKDDMMARRMGSSQKKGAARTNQCFSQFLPVPGSVKYNIAPVSGMKQLHNKPKLPEKMASESIVTVAAESQASPSKAPRRMSAGLRERREEEEEEDGKQKGEMTIPNTSVTDVTEPLSSKTITPPPSPATAPTCKEKAEVEKRIVEERVEEKVEERKGDVNEQPHKKPFWLEDEDLPPMMMSRRVAFMSEDTESVSMSDMLNDDEVGHLPQLSQSRYERMQEQYSNFQDDEDQWQNELVRWKNRRRSASQELIKKEEERKRIEKRMKEEGSDCNKRKSIKTYKEIVEEKERREAELCEAYRNAASPEEAAMVLQRYALRFTISDATLDSLKLPRSTAKPKPDPNQVDKEHKPVHDSETLDPLHKPESTVTTDQKHTKPEDMEIDKTAQQETSDAVSSSSSTPKSPLPSVPSKILQIDKTAQQETSDVVSSSSSTPKSPVPSKILQIDKTAQQETSDVVSSSSSTPKSPLPSVTHSENMPPQSQELREPQTQPIESPSTHEQPMTVDAQPQTKHTPPQIAQVQPHTTPPVHTLPSPPSVSSRPVPLLAAKPYCQPKTSQSGQKPVKMDGLVRVNGEATEDLSVSTPPASPLHSSEENKDVTSKQTETEVPSEETAASQDTVEKSPPPRTEKPTSSSGSAISSLLGGRNCVTTTTIVTELTQTHMEPHPLDVQSNGQVNGTMASFGKPAEEKKAQPVASPCSMQEYSPTVTEGLEESNVTIETPMLNLAKRVNHWVWDPNEERTRLERWQQEQERLLQEQYQREQEKLKKEWEKAQLEVEEEERKHNEEERKILEETVTPLNPSGLFIQQPGQTGMTSSAPEKSEIEGKNVPLQQNGQRISTGNEDQHASKLHFFQDSACDGEPSKKQELWKTSSLDRNPQLIHANIVKRSGSHDTVIDNQQSSSSSPQPPSPSRCVSGKRLCTGCSQPLGKGAAMIIDTLGLFFHMQCFKCGVCEGQLGDATAGTDVRIRNGLLSCHDCYIASRGRGQPTTL, from the exons GCTGTAACGGGGAAGAGCTTTGGAGACAAGGACTTCCGCAGTGCACTGGAGAACGGCATCCTGTTATGCGA ACTGCTGAGTGCAATCAAACCAGGGCTGGTTAAGAAGATCAACAGACTGCCCACCCCCATCGCTGGGCTG GACAACCTGTCAGTCTTCCTGCGGGGCTGTGAGGAGTTGGGCCTGAGGGGCTCCCAGCTGTTTGACCCCGGAGACTTGCAAGACACTTCCATACGAGCCAACCTCAA gGACTCCGACTGCAACCGcaaacttaaaaat GTGCTGAACACAGTGTTCTGGCTGGGAAAGGCGGCCAGCGGCTGCGCCTCCTACAGCGGCCCGACTCTCAACCTCAAGGAGTTTGAAGGGCTGCTTGCACAAATGAAGGTG gaaAGTGAGGAAGGAGGGGACGGTGCGCAGAAGCGCGGTGTGAGAGACAGCGGCTATGACTGCTGGGACTCTGAGAGGAgtgattctctctctccaccacGACACACTCGAGACAACTCCCTGGACAG tttgGACTCCTTTGGCTCTCGCTCACAGCACAGTCCCTCCCCTGATGTCGTGAATCGAGGCAACAGTGATG GGCGAGGCAGCGACTCAGAGGCCGACGCCCCCAGCAGGAAGCCAGATGTGCGAAAGGATGACATGTTGGCCAGACGGACTGCCAGCAGTGAATCAAGAAGCTCCATTCCCTTTAACCAGTTTCTTCCCAACCGAACCAATGTCAGCTCCTACATCCCCACTCAGCGACGAAAACCACATACGGAGGAAGGAGAGCAGCGGAG TCAACCTCAAGCTACTCCAGAGCAGGTTGAGGGCAAAAGACTGCACTTCAAAACCGCAAAGACTGTCACCTGGGCACCTGAGAACAATGGCGAAAAACTAAACCAAGAAGAGGAGAAGGTGGCCCAGGACATTTTGGAGCAGAGGAGGCTGCAGAAGTTGGAGAAGGCAGGGATTAAACTTCTGCCTGCTGCCGCTCGCTACAGCAG CCCTCCCACAACGGAGGAACAGAAAGTGAGGTCGCCTTCCCCGAACATCATCCTTCGCCGCGATAATGACTTTTTGAACTCTCAGAAATCTGCGTGGGATTCCTCCTCTGACGGGGAGGATCAGGCAGAGGTGCAGAAAGTTCCGGATGTTCGTAGAGATGACCTGGCGTCCAGACGAGCTCCCCGCGGCCCCGTCGCTCCCAAGGTGCATCAGTTTATCCCTCCGCCTGTATGCAGCAACAAAGACCGAGAACGCTGGGAGGGCATTAGACGAGCCTCACAGCAAACACTGCAGGAGAAGGAGATCAG TGAGAATCAAGCTGTCCCTGACATCATTACGCGCAGAGACAACCCCTTCCTAAAGTCCACCCCTCGccatgaggaggaagaggaggataaggaggaagagggagaagagggaaGGGTTAAGGCGATACCTAATAAGCAGAAGGATGACCTGGCTCGTAGGCGGGCTCAGAGTAGGCCAATCCCTCACAGGGATGGACCAATGAGCTTTGCTCCTGCCGCCATGAGCCAGGCAGATATGGAGAAGTGGGAGAGACTCAAGATGACTGAACCCAG TGAGGCTAGTCCGGCCCCTGTGTGTCAGGCTTGTCTGGAGAAAAATTATGGAAGTCCTTTCAGCGGATCAGCAAAGGCTGGACGAGGTCAAAGCAAAGTTGTGACCTTTGGGGGCGTGACTGAGATCGGGCAGCCAATAGATACAGTCACGTCAAGTGAAGGGGAGGAGACGGAGTTGCTAAGACGACTCCTTTCCAAGGCAACTGTAGCCATGCCTACCATTGGCCTGGGCTCCCAGCTTTCAGAGCGGGAACGCAG CCAGGTAGAAGGAGATAATCTCAGTCAAACTGCCCCAAAATCTGCTGACCTCCCACTGTGGACCCCCGATACCACTCCCACTCCTGCTGAACTGGATGCACGTCTGGCTCAGTATGAaatgagagcagaggaggaggatgaggaagaagaggagaggatcCCAGATCTTCAGAAAGACGACATGATGGCGAGGAGGACAAGAGTTTTCCATAAACAAAGCACCAGTACAGCGACTTGCAACCGCTTTCTGCCTGTGCCTGCCTCCAAACGCTGCACACAAGGGGTGGTCACCACTGATGCTGCTCCGAGGAACAAAAAGGaagtacagacagacagaagcaaGAAACTGAATGTCAG GAGTTTCTCTCATAGAGTGGAGCAACACCAACCGCGGGATCCTATGGAAACACCTCAACCGCATCCTGTAACGGAGGTGATCCGATCCACCTCTCACAGTGAACatgaatatgatgatgatgatgatgaaaatgagccTGTGCCTGACGTACAGAAGGATGATATGATGGCTCGAAGGATGGGATCATCTCAGAAAAAGGGTGCAGCCAGAACAAATCAGTGCTTCAGCCAGTTCCTGCCAGTACCAGGATCAGTCAAATATAACATTGCCCCAGTGTCTGGCATGAAGCAACTACACAACAAACCTAAACTCCCAGAAAAGATGGCAAGTGAAAG CATCGTTACCGTGGCAGCAGAATCTCAGGCCTCGCCCTCCAAAGCCCCACGCAGGATGAGTGCAGGGCTGAGGGAGAggcgggaggaggaggaggaggaggatggaaaGCAAAAGGGAGAGATGACAATCCCAAACACCTCTGTCACAGATGTGACTGAACCTCTCTCTTCTAAAACAATCACCCCTCCGCCCAGTCCTGCTACTGCCCCGACTTGTAAAGAGAAGGCAGAGGTGGAAAAGAGGATTGTGGAGGAGAGAGTTGAGGAAAAGGtggaagagagaaagggggatGTAAATGAGCAACCACACAAGAAACCCTTCTGGCTGGAGGACGAAGATCTGCCTCCAATGAT gATGAGCCGACGAGTTGCTTTTATGTCTGAGGACACTGA GAGCGTGAGTATGAGTGACATGCTTAACGACGACGAGGTGGGGCACTTGCCGCAACTGAGCCAATCACGTTATGAGCGCATGCAGGAACAGTACAGCAACTTCCAGGATGATGAAGATCAGTGGCAAAAC GAATTGGTTCGCTGGAAGAATCGCCGCCGCAGTGCGTCACAAGAGCTGAtcaaaaaagaggaagagaggaagaggattgagaagaggatgaaggaggagggAAGTGACTGCAACAAGAGGAAAAGCATTAAGACCTACAAAGAGATCGTGGAGGAAAA GGAGCGCAGAGAGGCAGAGTTGTGTGAAGCCTACAGGAATGCAGCGAGCCCAGAGGAGGCAGCCATGGTTTTACAGCGTTACGCTCTCCGCTTCACCATCAGCGACGCAACACTGGACAGTCTAAAACTCCCCAGATCCACCGCAAAACCCAAACCAGACCCAAATCAGGTGGACAAAGAGCACAAACCTGTTCATGACTCTGAGACATTGGACCCTCTGCATAAACCAGAATCAACTGTTACGACGGACCAGAAGCACACAAAACCTGAAGACATGGAGATAGATAAAACTGCTCAACAAGAGACTTCAGATGCTGTTTCTTCCAGCTCCTCCACACCTAAAAGCCCCCTCCCCTCTGTCCCTTCTAAAATACTTCAGATAGATAAAACTGCTCAACAAGAGACTTCAGATGTTGTTTCTTCCAGCTCCTCCACACCTAAAAGCCCTGTCCCCTCTAAAATACTTCAGATAGATAAAACTGCTCAACAAGAGACTTCAGATGTTGTTTCTTCCAGCTCCTCCACACCTAAAAGCCCCCTCCCCTCTGTCACACACTCAGAAAACATGCCACCTCAATCCCAAGAACTTCGTGAACCTCAAACCCAACCAATTGAGTCTCCAAGCACACACGAACAACCGATGACAGTAGATGCACAGCCTCAAACCAAACACACTCCGCCTCAGATTGCACAAGTGCAGCCGCACACCACTCCACCTGTACACAcactcccctcccctccatctGTGTCCTCCAGACCTGTTCCCCTGCTGGCAGCCAAACCCTACTGCCAGCCCAAGACTTCACAGTCTGGACAGAAACCTGTCAAG ATGGATGGGTTGGTGCGAGTGAACGGAGAGGCTACAGAGGATTTATCTGTTTCCACTCCACCTGCCTCCCCTCTGCACTCGTCAGAGGAGAACAAAGATGTTACCtccaaacagacagaaacagaagttCCTTCCGAGGAGACGGCAGCCAGTCAAGACACGGTGGAGAAGTCGCCTCCTCCACGGACGGAGAAACCAACCTCGTCTTCTGGCTCTGCCATCAGCTCTCTGCTTGGTGGCAGAAACTGCGTCACCACGACAACTATTGTGACAGAACTCACGCAGACTCACATGGAGCCGCATCCCCTGGATGTCCAAAGCAATGGACAG GTCAATGGTACCATGGCGTCATTCGGAAAaccagcagaggaaaaaaaggctCAACCAGTTGCATCACCCTGCAGCATGCAGGAATATTCCCCCACTGTCACAG AGGGACTCGAGGAGAGCAATGTGACT ATTGAGACCCCCATGTTGAACTTGGCTAAACGTGTTAATCACTGGGTCTGGGACCCTAATGAAGAGCGTACTCGCCTGGAAAGGTGGCAACAAGAGCAGGAGCGCCTCCTACAG GAGCAATACCAGAGAGAACAGGAGAAGCTGAAGAAGGAGTGGGAGAAAGCACAGctagaggtggaggaagaggagcgaAAACACAATGAAGAG GAGAGAAAGATTCTAGAGGAGACTGTAACACCCCTCAATCCCTCCGGTTTGTTCATCCAGCAGCCTGGCCAGACAGGGATGACTTCATCAGCTCCAGAAAAAAGCGAGATAGAGGGCAAAAACGTTCCACTGCAGCAAAACGGCCAAAGAATCTCCACAGGGAACGAGGATCAGCATGCTTCCAAGCTGCATTTCTTCCAGG ATTCTGCTTGTGATGGTGAGCCTTCAAAGAAACAGGAACTGTGGAAGACGTCCTCTCTGGACCGCAACCCTCAGCTGATCCACGCAAATATTGTTAAAAG GTCTGGTTCCCATGACACTGTCATTGACAACCAGCagtcctcctcatcatcacctcAGCCTCCTTCGCCAAGCAG gtGTGTCAGTGGAAAGAGACTATGTACTGGTTGTTCTCAACCTCTGGGAAAAGGAGCTGCCATGATCATCGACACACTGGGACTGTTTTTCCACATGCAGTGTTTCAAG TGTGGAGTGTGTGAGGGGCAGCTGGGTGACGCCACAGCAGGGACTGACGTGAGGATTCGTAATGGACTGCTGAGTTGTCACGACTGCTATATTGCATCTCGGG
- the LOC122979649 gene encoding LIM and calponin homology domains-containing protein 1-like isoform X3, translating into MASQAAGRDVPKAPRDEPESSEPQPNHPEPACQEAQKWIEAVTGKSFGDKDFRSALENGILLCELLSAIKPGLVKKINRLPTPIAGLDNLSVFLRGCEELGLRGSQLFDPGDLQDTSIRANLKDSDCNRKLKNVLNTVFWLGKAASGCASYSGPTLNLKEFEGLLAQMKVESEEGGDGAQKRGVRDSGYDCWDSERSDSLSPPRHTRDNSLDSLDSFGSRSQHSPSPDVVNRGNSDGRGSDSEADAPSRKPDVRKDDMLARRTASSESRSSIPFNQFLPNRTNVSSYIPTQRRKPHTEEGEQRSQPQATPEQVEGKRLHFKTAKTVTWAPENNGEKLNQEEEKVAQDILEQRRLQKLEKAGIKLLPAAARYSSPPTTEEQKVRSPSPNIILRRDNDFLNSQKSAWDSSSDGEDQAEVQKVPDVRRDDLASRRAPRGPVAPKVHQFIPPPVCSNKDRERWEGIRRASQQTLQEKEISENQAVPDIITRRDNPFLKSTPRHEEEEEDKEEEGEEGRVKAIPNKQKDDLARRRAQSRPIPHRDGPMSFAPAAMSQADMEKWERLKMTEPSEASPAPVCQACLEKNYGSPFSGSAKAGRGQSKVVTFGGVTEIGQPIDTVTSSEGEETELLRRLLSKATVAMPTIGLGSQLSERERSQVEGDNLSQTAPKSADLPLWTPDTTPTPAELDARLAQYEMRAEEEDEEEEERIPDLQKDDMMARRTRVFHKQSTSTATCNRFLPVPASKRCTQGVVTTDAAPRNKKEVQTDRSKKLNVRVEQHQPRDPMETPQPHPVTEVIRSTSHSEHEYDDDDDENEPVPDVQKDDMMARRMGSSQKKGAARTNQCFSQFLPVPGSVKYNIAPVSGMKQLHNKPKLPEKMASESIVTVAAESQASPSKAPRRMSAGLRERREEEEEEDGKQKGEMTIPNTSVTDVTEPLSSKTITPPPSPATAPTCKEKAEVEKRIVEERVEEKVEERKGDVNEQPHKKPFWLEDEDLPPMMMSRRVAFMSEDTESVSMSDMLNDDEVGHLPQLSQSRYERMQEQYSNFQDDEDQWQNELVRWKNRRRSASQELIKKEEERKRIEKRMKEEGSDCNKRKSIKTYKEIVEEKERREAELCEAYRNAASPEEAAMVLQRYALRFTISDATLDSLKLPRSTAKPKPDPNQVDKEHKPVHDSETLDPLHKPESTVTTDQKHTKPEDMEIDKTAQQETSDAVSSSSSTPKSPLPSVPSKILQIDKTAQQETSDVVSSSSSTPKSPVPSKILQIDKTAQQETSDVVSSSSSTPKSPLPSVTHSENMPPQSQELREPQTQPIESPSTHEQPMTVDAQPQTKHTPPQIAQVQPHTTPPVHTLPSPPSVSSRPVPLLAAKPYCQPKTSQSGQKPVKMDGLVRVNGEATEDLSVSTPPASPLHSSEENKDVTSKQTETEVPSEETAASQDTVEKSPPPRTEKPTSSSGSAISSLLGGRNCVTTTTIVTELTQTHMEPHPLDVQSNGQVNGTMASFGKPAEEKKAQPVASPCSMQEYSPTVTEGLEESNVTIETPMLNLAKRVNHWVWDPNEERTRLERWQQEQERLLQEQYQREQEKLKKEWEKAQLEVEEEERKHNEEERKILEETVTPLNPSGLFIQQPGQTGMTSSAPEKSEIEGKNVPLQQNGQRISTGNEDQHASKLHFFQDSACDGEPSKKQELWKTSSLDRNPQLIHANIVKRSGSHDTVIDNQQSSSSSPQPPSPSRCVSGKRLCTGCSQPLGKGAAMIIDTLGLFFHMQCFKCGVCEGQLGDATAGTDVRIRNGLLSCHDCYIASRGRGQPTTL; encoded by the exons GCTGTAACGGGGAAGAGCTTTGGAGACAAGGACTTCCGCAGTGCACTGGAGAACGGCATCCTGTTATGCGA ACTGCTGAGTGCAATCAAACCAGGGCTGGTTAAGAAGATCAACAGACTGCCCACCCCCATCGCTGGGCTG GACAACCTGTCAGTCTTCCTGCGGGGCTGTGAGGAGTTGGGCCTGAGGGGCTCCCAGCTGTTTGACCCCGGAGACTTGCAAGACACTTCCATACGAGCCAACCTCAA gGACTCCGACTGCAACCGcaaacttaaaaat GTGCTGAACACAGTGTTCTGGCTGGGAAAGGCGGCCAGCGGCTGCGCCTCCTACAGCGGCCCGACTCTCAACCTCAAGGAGTTTGAAGGGCTGCTTGCACAAATGAAGGTG gaaAGTGAGGAAGGAGGGGACGGTGCGCAGAAGCGCGGTGTGAGAGACAGCGGCTATGACTGCTGGGACTCTGAGAGGAgtgattctctctctccaccacGACACACTCGAGACAACTCCCTGGACAG tttgGACTCCTTTGGCTCTCGCTCACAGCACAGTCCCTCCCCTGATGTCGTGAATCGAGGCAACAGTGATG GGCGAGGCAGCGACTCAGAGGCCGACGCCCCCAGCAGGAAGCCAGATGTGCGAAAGGATGACATGTTGGCCAGACGGACTGCCAGCAGTGAATCAAGAAGCTCCATTCCCTTTAACCAGTTTCTTCCCAACCGAACCAATGTCAGCTCCTACATCCCCACTCAGCGACGAAAACCACATACGGAGGAAGGAGAGCAGCGGAG TCAACCTCAAGCTACTCCAGAGCAGGTTGAGGGCAAAAGACTGCACTTCAAAACCGCAAAGACTGTCACCTGGGCACCTGAGAACAATGGCGAAAAACTAAACCAAGAAGAGGAGAAGGTGGCCCAGGACATTTTGGAGCAGAGGAGGCTGCAGAAGTTGGAGAAGGCAGGGATTAAACTTCTGCCTGCTGCCGCTCGCTACAGCAG CCCTCCCACAACGGAGGAACAGAAAGTGAGGTCGCCTTCCCCGAACATCATCCTTCGCCGCGATAATGACTTTTTGAACTCTCAGAAATCTGCGTGGGATTCCTCCTCTGACGGGGAGGATCAGGCAGAGGTGCAGAAAGTTCCGGATGTTCGTAGAGATGACCTGGCGTCCAGACGAGCTCCCCGCGGCCCCGTCGCTCCCAAGGTGCATCAGTTTATCCCTCCGCCTGTATGCAGCAACAAAGACCGAGAACGCTGGGAGGGCATTAGACGAGCCTCACAGCAAACACTGCAGGAGAAGGAGATCAG TGAGAATCAAGCTGTCCCTGACATCATTACGCGCAGAGACAACCCCTTCCTAAAGTCCACCCCTCGccatgaggaggaagaggaggataaggaggaagagggagaagagggaaGGGTTAAGGCGATACCTAATAAGCAGAAGGATGACCTGGCTCGTAGGCGGGCTCAGAGTAGGCCAATCCCTCACAGGGATGGACCAATGAGCTTTGCTCCTGCCGCCATGAGCCAGGCAGATATGGAGAAGTGGGAGAGACTCAAGATGACTGAACCCAG TGAGGCTAGTCCGGCCCCTGTGTGTCAGGCTTGTCTGGAGAAAAATTATGGAAGTCCTTTCAGCGGATCAGCAAAGGCTGGACGAGGTCAAAGCAAAGTTGTGACCTTTGGGGGCGTGACTGAGATCGGGCAGCCAATAGATACAGTCACGTCAAGTGAAGGGGAGGAGACGGAGTTGCTAAGACGACTCCTTTCCAAGGCAACTGTAGCCATGCCTACCATTGGCCTGGGCTCCCAGCTTTCAGAGCGGGAACGCAG CCAGGTAGAAGGAGATAATCTCAGTCAAACTGCCCCAAAATCTGCTGACCTCCCACTGTGGACCCCCGATACCACTCCCACTCCTGCTGAACTGGATGCACGTCTGGCTCAGTATGAaatgagagcagaggaggaggatgaggaagaagaggagaggatcCCAGATCTTCAGAAAGACGACATGATGGCGAGGAGGACAAGAGTTTTCCATAAACAAAGCACCAGTACAGCGACTTGCAACCGCTTTCTGCCTGTGCCTGCCTCCAAACGCTGCACACAAGGGGTGGTCACCACTGATGCTGCTCCGAGGAACAAAAAGGaagtacagacagacagaagcaaGAAACTGAATGTCAG AGTGGAGCAACACCAACCGCGGGATCCTATGGAAACACCTCAACCGCATCCTGTAACGGAGGTGATCCGATCCACCTCTCACAGTGAACatgaatatgatgatgatgatgatgaaaatgagccTGTGCCTGACGTACAGAAGGATGATATGATGGCTCGAAGGATGGGATCATCTCAGAAAAAGGGTGCAGCCAGAACAAATCAGTGCTTCAGCCAGTTCCTGCCAGTACCAGGATCAGTCAAATATAACATTGCCCCAGTGTCTGGCATGAAGCAACTACACAACAAACCTAAACTCCCAGAAAAGATGGCAAGTGAAAG CATCGTTACCGTGGCAGCAGAATCTCAGGCCTCGCCCTCCAAAGCCCCACGCAGGATGAGTGCAGGGCTGAGGGAGAggcgggaggaggaggaggaggaggatggaaaGCAAAAGGGAGAGATGACAATCCCAAACACCTCTGTCACAGATGTGACTGAACCTCTCTCTTCTAAAACAATCACCCCTCCGCCCAGTCCTGCTACTGCCCCGACTTGTAAAGAGAAGGCAGAGGTGGAAAAGAGGATTGTGGAGGAGAGAGTTGAGGAAAAGGtggaagagagaaagggggatGTAAATGAGCAACCACACAAGAAACCCTTCTGGCTGGAGGACGAAGATCTGCCTCCAATGAT gATGAGCCGACGAGTTGCTTTTATGTCTGAGGACACTGA GAGCGTGAGTATGAGTGACATGCTTAACGACGACGAGGTGGGGCACTTGCCGCAACTGAGCCAATCACGTTATGAGCGCATGCAGGAACAGTACAGCAACTTCCAGGATGATGAAGATCAGTGGCAAAAC GAATTGGTTCGCTGGAAGAATCGCCGCCGCAGTGCGTCACAAGAGCTGAtcaaaaaagaggaagagaggaagaggattgagaagaggatgaaggaggagggAAGTGACTGCAACAAGAGGAAAAGCATTAAGACCTACAAAGAGATCGTGGAGGAAAA GGAGCGCAGAGAGGCAGAGTTGTGTGAAGCCTACAGGAATGCAGCGAGCCCAGAGGAGGCAGCCATGGTTTTACAGCGTTACGCTCTCCGCTTCACCATCAGCGACGCAACACTGGACAGTCTAAAACTCCCCAGATCCACCGCAAAACCCAAACCAGACCCAAATCAGGTGGACAAAGAGCACAAACCTGTTCATGACTCTGAGACATTGGACCCTCTGCATAAACCAGAATCAACTGTTACGACGGACCAGAAGCACACAAAACCTGAAGACATGGAGATAGATAAAACTGCTCAACAAGAGACTTCAGATGCTGTTTCTTCCAGCTCCTCCACACCTAAAAGCCCCCTCCCCTCTGTCCCTTCTAAAATACTTCAGATAGATAAAACTGCTCAACAAGAGACTTCAGATGTTGTTTCTTCCAGCTCCTCCACACCTAAAAGCCCTGTCCCCTCTAAAATACTTCAGATAGATAAAACTGCTCAACAAGAGACTTCAGATGTTGTTTCTTCCAGCTCCTCCACACCTAAAAGCCCCCTCCCCTCTGTCACACACTCAGAAAACATGCCACCTCAATCCCAAGAACTTCGTGAACCTCAAACCCAACCAATTGAGTCTCCAAGCACACACGAACAACCGATGACAGTAGATGCACAGCCTCAAACCAAACACACTCCGCCTCAGATTGCACAAGTGCAGCCGCACACCACTCCACCTGTACACAcactcccctcccctccatctGTGTCCTCCAGACCTGTTCCCCTGCTGGCAGCCAAACCCTACTGCCAGCCCAAGACTTCACAGTCTGGACAGAAACCTGTCAAG ATGGATGGGTTGGTGCGAGTGAACGGAGAGGCTACAGAGGATTTATCTGTTTCCACTCCACCTGCCTCCCCTCTGCACTCGTCAGAGGAGAACAAAGATGTTACCtccaaacagacagaaacagaagttCCTTCCGAGGAGACGGCAGCCAGTCAAGACACGGTGGAGAAGTCGCCTCCTCCACGGACGGAGAAACCAACCTCGTCTTCTGGCTCTGCCATCAGCTCTCTGCTTGGTGGCAGAAACTGCGTCACCACGACAACTATTGTGACAGAACTCACGCAGACTCACATGGAGCCGCATCCCCTGGATGTCCAAAGCAATGGACAG GTCAATGGTACCATGGCGTCATTCGGAAAaccagcagaggaaaaaaaggctCAACCAGTTGCATCACCCTGCAGCATGCAGGAATATTCCCCCACTGTCACAG AGGGACTCGAGGAGAGCAATGTGACT ATTGAGACCCCCATGTTGAACTTGGCTAAACGTGTTAATCACTGGGTCTGGGACCCTAATGAAGAGCGTACTCGCCTGGAAAGGTGGCAACAAGAGCAGGAGCGCCTCCTACAG GAGCAATACCAGAGAGAACAGGAGAAGCTGAAGAAGGAGTGGGAGAAAGCACAGctagaggtggaggaagaggagcgaAAACACAATGAAGAG GAGAGAAAGATTCTAGAGGAGACTGTAACACCCCTCAATCCCTCCGGTTTGTTCATCCAGCAGCCTGGCCAGACAGGGATGACTTCATCAGCTCCAGAAAAAAGCGAGATAGAGGGCAAAAACGTTCCACTGCAGCAAAACGGCCAAAGAATCTCCACAGGGAACGAGGATCAGCATGCTTCCAAGCTGCATTTCTTCCAGG ATTCTGCTTGTGATGGTGAGCCTTCAAAGAAACAGGAACTGTGGAAGACGTCCTCTCTGGACCGCAACCCTCAGCTGATCCACGCAAATATTGTTAAAAG GTCTGGTTCCCATGACACTGTCATTGACAACCAGCagtcctcctcatcatcacctcAGCCTCCTTCGCCAAGCAG gtGTGTCAGTGGAAAGAGACTATGTACTGGTTGTTCTCAACCTCTGGGAAAAGGAGCTGCCATGATCATCGACACACTGGGACTGTTTTTCCACATGCAGTGTTTCAAG TGTGGAGTGTGTGAGGGGCAGCTGGGTGACGCCACAGCAGGGACTGACGTGAGGATTCGTAATGGACTGCTGAGTTGTCACGACTGCTATATTGCATCTCGGG